A stretch of Phytoactinopolyspora mesophila DNA encodes these proteins:
- a CDS encoding helix-turn-helix transcriptional regulator, whose product MPPASPHNAAHRDRRPLASPEELSEYLGVPDNTLYQWRHRGIGPKALKVGRHLRYRWADVEEWLDAQTVDLAA is encoded by the coding sequence ATGCCGCCTGCTTCGCCCCACAATGCCGCTCACCGAGACCGTCGTCCCCTCGCCAGCCCTGAGGAGTTGTCCGAGTATCTCGGAGTGCCGGACAACACCCTGTACCAGTGGCGCCATCGGGGCATCGGCCCCAAGGCCCTCAAGGTCGGCCGCCACCTGCGCTACCGCTGGGCCGATGTGGAGGAGTGGCTCGATGCCCAGACCGTTGACCTCGCGGCCTGA
- a CDS encoding transposase, whose amino-acid sequence MARKNGRFTPEFREEAARLVVENDRRIVDVAREIGVGETTLDNWCKAYRQAHAGDEPALEMSERARLRELERKNRELEMENNFLKRAAAYFAQEQR is encoded by the coding sequence GTGGCTAGGAAGAACGGCAGGTTTACGCCTGAGTTCCGCGAGGAAGCGGCCCGGTTGGTGGTCGAGAACGACCGGAGAATAGTCGATGTGGCTCGCGAGATTGGGGTGGGTGAGACCACCCTGGATAATTGGTGTAAGGCTTATCGACAGGCGCATGCTGGCGATGAGCCGGCGTTGGAGATGTCCGAGCGGGCTCGTTTACGAGAGCTTGAGCGGAAGAACCGTGAACTGGAGATGGAGAACAACTTCCTAAAACGAGCGGCAGCATACTTCGCGCAGGAGCAACGGTGA
- a CDS encoding tyrosine-type recombinase/integrase, which translates to MADVYDRWHKSYPKEGDPECAEHKGKVPTKGHGKGKRWQVRYRDPSGEQRSANFHRKVEAEAAANAIEKDLRQGTYVDPDAGKVLLRTYARQWLDAATAGVGTVDAYEGVVRNHIEPHLGSRELRSLNRPSLVQAWVRKLQDAGLEPSTIGWISSILTAILDAAVEDGLLHRNPCKSSSVKLPKEPRKKITPWSLERVHAVIAGLPGRFQCGGKLAFGCGLRQGEVLGVAVEHLDFKQRLVRVNRQIKLVRSTMVFSLPKGERVRTVPMPDELARALKAHMKAYPPREITLPWAKPDGGERTFRLLFTTEQGKAYHRSVLNEGDWKRALASAGVIPPRDKGAPRFAAAPEDGMHALRHTYASVLQMGRIASDASFGSLCERRLAGTRGQWAAGGSRLMMCRHAV; encoded by the coding sequence ATGGCTGACGTCTACGACCGCTGGCACAAGAGCTATCCGAAGGAGGGCGATCCCGAATGCGCCGAGCACAAGGGAAAGGTCCCGACAAAGGGACACGGCAAGGGAAAACGCTGGCAGGTCCGCTACCGCGATCCGAGTGGTGAGCAGCGCAGCGCCAACTTCCACCGCAAGGTTGAGGCGGAGGCCGCCGCCAACGCGATCGAGAAGGATCTGCGGCAGGGGACGTACGTCGATCCCGACGCCGGAAAAGTCTTGCTGCGGACGTACGCACGGCAGTGGCTGGACGCCGCGACGGCGGGCGTTGGCACGGTGGACGCCTACGAGGGAGTGGTGCGCAACCACATCGAGCCGCACCTCGGAAGCCGCGAGCTGCGCTCGCTCAACCGGCCTTCGCTCGTCCAGGCTTGGGTGCGGAAGCTCCAGGACGCAGGTCTGGAACCGTCCACCATCGGCTGGATCAGCTCCATACTCACCGCCATCCTCGATGCGGCCGTCGAGGATGGGCTGCTGCACCGGAACCCGTGCAAGTCCAGCTCGGTCAAGCTCCCCAAGGAGCCCAGGAAGAAGATCACGCCGTGGAGCCTGGAGCGGGTCCACGCAGTGATCGCCGGTCTGCCGGGCCGCTTCCAGTGCGGCGGGAAGCTGGCCTTCGGGTGCGGGCTGCGTCAGGGCGAGGTTCTCGGCGTCGCGGTCGAGCACCTGGACTTCAAGCAGCGTCTGGTGCGCGTGAACCGGCAGATCAAGCTGGTGCGCTCCACGATGGTCTTCTCGCTGCCGAAGGGGGAGCGGGTGCGCACCGTCCCGATGCCCGACGAGCTGGCGAGGGCTCTCAAGGCCCACATGAAGGCGTACCCGCCGAGGGAGATCACCCTGCCGTGGGCCAAGCCGGACGGAGGTGAGCGCACGTTCCGGCTGCTGTTCACGACGGAACAGGGCAAGGCGTATCACCGGAGCGTGCTGAATGAGGGCGACTGGAAGCGCGCCCTCGCCTCGGCCGGGGTGATCCCGCCGCGCGACAAAGGGGCGCCGCGCTTCGCCGCCGCTCCGGAGGACGGGATGCACGCGCTCCGTCACACCTACGCCTCCGTGCTGCAAATGGGCAGAATTGCATCTGATGCATCATTCGGCAGTTTGTGTGAACGTCGTTTAGCTGGGACTCGAGGTCAATGGGCCGCTGGTGGGAGTCGCTTGATGATGTGTCGACACGCGGTGTGA